In Nanohaloarchaea archaeon SW_7_43_1, a single window of DNA contains:
- the hutH gene encoding histidine ammonia-lyase, whose translation MTVKLNGNSLSVGKTVAVSRKKEEIEISNEALEKVKSSRESLEERIEDGDTIYGVNTGFGDLADQTIDNNQIEKLQQNIIESHSCGVGATLSEEEARALMLLRLNSLLMGNSGVRVKTVQTIKDALNKEIYPFIPRKGSVGASGDLAPLSHMVLALTGRGKVREEDKWVLSRNVLRKNGITPLELKEKEGLALVNGTNFMAALGCLALYDAKKLADAADLAGALALEAMKGIEDAFKEEIHNLRPHEGQKETAENIRELVKHSQLVQYSSDDTRVQNSYSLRCIPQIHGATRDVISFVEEKLETEINSVTDNPLILEDGQVVSGGNFHGQPLALSLDSLKNAVAELANVSERRTAKLVDGNNNFDLPSFLIEDGGLNSGLMIPQYTAASLVSENKVLTHPSSTDSVPTSANQEDHVSMGANSANHLAEVVENTMTVISIEIFSSYQALYHREKSPGKGTSQAIKELNEEINPVDEDRVIRDDFLKVKSMLKKETLTKIV comes from the coding sequence ATGACAGTAAAACTCAATGGAAATTCTTTATCAGTCGGCAAAACAGTGGCGGTCTCACGCAAAAAAGAGGAAATAGAGATATCAAATGAGGCTCTTGAAAAAGTGAAATCTTCAAGAGAAAGCCTAGAGGAAAGAATAGAAGATGGAGATACTATCTATGGTGTGAATACTGGATTTGGAGATCTAGCAGATCAAACTATCGATAATAATCAAATAGAAAAACTTCAACAAAATATAATCGAAAGCCATTCTTGCGGTGTCGGAGCTACCCTATCCGAGGAAGAGGCAAGAGCGTTGATGCTACTTAGATTGAACTCATTATTGATGGGTAACTCTGGTGTCAGAGTAAAGACTGTCCAAACCATCAAAGATGCACTAAATAAAGAAATATATCCATTTATTCCAAGGAAGGGGTCAGTGGGCGCCAGTGGGGATTTAGCACCTCTTTCACATATGGTCTTGGCTTTAACAGGCAGAGGTAAGGTAAGAGAAGAGGACAAATGGGTGCTGTCTAGAAATGTCCTACGGAAAAATGGAATTACGCCCCTTGAACTGAAAGAGAAGGAAGGATTAGCTTTGGTTAACGGCACGAACTTTATGGCTGCGTTAGGATGCTTGGCCTTATATGATGCGAAAAAACTGGCAGATGCAGCAGACCTAGCAGGCGCTTTAGCATTGGAAGCTATGAAAGGTATAGAAGATGCATTCAAGGAAGAAATACATAATCTCAGGCCTCATGAAGGTCAAAAGGAAACAGCTGAAAATATTAGAGAACTAGTGAAGCACAGCCAACTCGTCCAATATTCGAGCGATGATACTCGCGTACAGAATTCGTACTCTCTGCGTTGTATCCCTCAAATCCATGGAGCTACTAGAGATGTAATAAGTTTCGTAGAAGAGAAACTTGAAACCGAAATCAACTCAGTAACAGATAATCCTCTCATATTAGAAGATGGTCAGGTTGTCTCAGGAGGCAACTTTCATGGCCAGCCACTAGCACTAAGCCTCGATTCCTTGAAAAATGCAGTTGCAGAGTTAGCGAACGTAAGTGAAAGAAGAACAGCAAAATTAGTAGACGGAAATAATAACTTTGATCTACCTTCTTTCCTGATAGAGGACGGGGGCCTGAACTCAGGTCTCATGATACCTCAGTATACAGCTGCCTCTCTTGTGTCCGAAAATAAAGTGTTAACCCATCCTTCAAGTACGGATTCTGTACCTACTTCAGCAAATCAAGAAGATCACGTCAGTATGGGTGCAAACTCAGCTAATCATCTCGCTGAAGTAGTGGAAAATACAATGACTGTTATCTCTATAGAAATTTTCTCCTCATATCAAGCCCTATATCATAGAGAAAAAAGCCCGGGGAAAGGCACATCTCAAGCTATCAAAGAGTTAAATGAGGAAATAAATCCCGTAGATGAAGATAGAGTAATCAGAGATGACTTCCTCAAGGTAAAATCAATGCTGAAAAAGGAAACTCTCACAAAAATCGTATAA
- the hisS gene encoding histidine--tRNA ligase yields MSEFGQTKGTNDYFAGEADARREMEQTFRENFRNFGAQEVIPPAIESADLLNSKSSEELREEGLFYTFTPKSFNVLNEAAEEGKSVEELNPQDFIDTGLRFDGTVGVSRVMAENKDVSKPAKWFYNIPVWRYEDTGEDRLREFWQSGIEYLGTEQLAHDAEAVALANQQLEDVGLEDAYFELNNRKFISGVLDEYSIPQSQEQGALTILDKLDKKERSELLDEAENDKGIDRGKFEDVLLFLNSDYGFSDLDILRQQFEGNQAAQEGIDELEKLRSYLESYDAADSVEFSPTLARGLDYYTGIVFEGFHEDADSSIAGGGRYDDLISDIGGEATPGVGFALGNDRIIDVLEENGEWDEDMPGARVYMIPVTDNQEDLEYAIEASTDIRQNGMETDIDFSGRSIGQAFSYVDNQDIPYAAVVGPDEREAETVTIRDMDSGEEYEIPSSQAGQKLGEVRDRVN; encoded by the coding sequence ATGTCAGAATTCGGACAAACGAAAGGTACAAATGACTATTTTGCAGGGGAAGCAGATGCTAGAAGGGAGATGGAACAAACTTTCAGAGAAAATTTTAGAAATTTTGGAGCTCAAGAAGTAATACCGCCAGCAATCGAATCTGCAGACCTTTTAAATTCAAAATCAAGTGAGGAACTTAGAGAAGAAGGATTGTTCTACACATTCACACCTAAATCATTCAACGTGTTGAATGAGGCTGCTGAGGAAGGAAAGTCTGTAGAAGAACTAAACCCGCAAGATTTCATTGACACAGGTTTAAGATTCGATGGAACAGTCGGTGTTTCTAGAGTAATGGCTGAAAATAAAGATGTTTCAAAGCCAGCTAAATGGTTCTACAATATACCTGTCTGGAGGTATGAAGATACAGGCGAAGATCGACTCAGGGAATTCTGGCAATCAGGAATAGAGTATCTTGGAACAGAGCAACTTGCTCATGACGCAGAGGCTGTTGCACTTGCAAATCAACAGCTAGAGGATGTAGGGCTAGAAGATGCTTATTTTGAATTAAACAACAGGAAATTCATCAGCGGTGTTCTTGACGAATACAGTATACCTCAATCACAGGAACAAGGTGCCCTAACGATCCTTGATAAGCTGGATAAGAAAGAAAGATCTGAACTCCTGGATGAAGCAGAGAATGACAAAGGAATAGATAGAGGAAAGTTTGAAGATGTACTTCTATTCCTAAACTCGGATTATGGTTTCTCAGACTTGGATATTCTAAGACAGCAATTTGAAGGAAACCAAGCTGCTCAGGAAGGTATTGATGAACTAGAAAAGCTTAGAAGTTACCTTGAATCATATGATGCAGCAGATAGTGTTGAGTTCTCACCAACTTTAGCAAGAGGGCTCGACTACTATACAGGAATAGTCTTCGAAGGATTCCATGAAGACGCTGATAGCTCGATTGCTGGAGGCGGAAGATATGATGACTTGATAAGTGACATTGGCGGTGAAGCTACCCCTGGAGTAGGGTTTGCCCTAGGAAATGACAGAATAATAGACGTACTTGAAGAAAATGGAGAATGGGATGAAGACATGCCCGGTGCAAGAGTTTACATGATCCCTGTAACGGACAACCAAGAGGATCTCGAATACGCTATCGAGGCATCTACTGATATAAGACAGAACGGAATGGAAACTGACATAGACTTCAGCGGTCGTTCAATAGGGCAGGCTTTCTCCTATGTCGACAACCAGGATATCCCATATGCAGCTGTAGTTGGTCCGGATGAAAGAGAAGCAGAAACTGTTACAATAAGAGACATGGATTCGGGAGAAGAATACGAAATTCCTTCAAGTCAAGCAGGCCAAAAACTGGGAGAGGTAAGAGATAGAGTAAATTGA
- a CDS encoding histidine--tRNA ligase yields MTNCEKLKGFRDFYPDENAARQKVFDKIEKAVQSCAFRKIDSPAVEEVDLYRIKSGEGILDETFNFEDHGGREITLIPELTPTVARMIQNRKDLNKPIKWYSIPRCWRYESPQKGRLREFYQLNCDIIGSDNAKTDAELLYSATEVMRILNLEDSYLIRLNDRRLLESILESYGISKTEEVMKVIDDKEKLTKKEFKEDLTTLGLSHSVAEKADELTDISGKISQKTEEIESKIPEDKKAREAFERLENLETFLKAYNIRDKCRIDLSIVRGLDYYTGLVFEGFDSEGEYRAIFGGGRYNNYLQLFGNQELPAVGFGMGDAVLEEIMREKNKWPDEELSTDVYILNVDENKSREALKLTKELRKQEIRTEVNLSKRSFSNQLGYADNINAKYVVIVGDQTASSRVEVKSMDDGSEEIVEKSDLVSYIK; encoded by the coding sequence ATGACGAACTGTGAAAAACTAAAGGGATTTAGAGACTTTTACCCAGATGAAAACGCGGCTAGACAGAAAGTTTTCGATAAAATAGAAAAAGCGGTTCAAAGTTGCGCATTCAGAAAAATAGACTCTCCAGCAGTTGAAGAGGTAGATCTCTACAGAATTAAATCCGGAGAAGGGATTCTTGATGAAACTTTCAACTTTGAAGATCACGGCGGTAGAGAGATCACGTTAATACCAGAACTAACACCTACAGTAGCAAGAATGATTCAGAACAGAAAGGATCTGAACAAGCCAATAAAGTGGTATTCAATACCCAGATGCTGGAGGTACGAATCACCACAGAAAGGTCGACTGAGAGAGTTCTACCAGCTTAACTGTGACATTATCGGTTCAGATAATGCTAAAACTGACGCAGAATTACTCTACTCCGCCACAGAAGTAATGAGAATTCTTAACCTAGAGGACAGCTATCTGATCCGATTAAACGACAGAAGACTTCTTGAATCAATCCTAGAATCCTATGGAATAAGTAAAACAGAGGAAGTCATGAAGGTTATTGACGACAAAGAAAAGTTGACAAAAAAAGAGTTCAAAGAAGATCTTACGACCCTAGGCTTAAGCCACTCAGTTGCTGAAAAAGCGGATGAGCTGACAGACATATCAGGAAAAATAAGCCAGAAAACGGAGGAAATAGAGAGTAAAATACCGGAGGATAAGAAAGCAAGGGAGGCTTTTGAAAGATTAGAAAATTTGGAAACATTCCTTAAAGCCTACAATATACGAGACAAATGTAGGATCGATTTAAGTATTGTTAGAGGTCTTGACTACTACACCGGTCTTGTCTTTGAAGGTTTCGACTCTGAAGGCGAATATCGAGCAATATTCGGCGGAGGTAGATACAATAATTACCTTCAGCTCTTTGGAAATCAGGAGCTTCCTGCAGTGGGATTTGGTATGGGAGATGCTGTTCTAGAGGAAATCATGAGGGAGAAAAACAAGTGGCCAGATGAAGAACTATCAACGGATGTCTATATACTTAACGTAGATGAGAATAAGTCTAGAGAAGCGTTAAAACTCACTAAGGAACTCAGGAAGCAGGAAATCAGAACAGAAGTAAACCTTTCCAAGAGAAGTTTCTCAAACCAACTTGGCTATGCCGACAATATCAATGCAAAGTATGTAGTCATAGTGGGAGATCAAACAGCTAGCAGTAGGGTTGAAGTCAAATCAATGGATGACGGCAGCGAAGAGATAGTTGAGAAATCTGACCTAGTCAGTTATATAAAATGA
- the hisG gene encoding ATP phosphoribosyltransferase yields MFIGVPKNGSFQQEAIKTYENTGLDLFGLDTNSRTYNQEVKDAEVYLLRPQDVPWAFFNGEIDSGVTGYDLLIEYTLGEDVEADTPQYEVLMDYLLGEQSKQETSVYEELGFGDVEIVFATGDRDILREDAVSVATSYPNIAEEYLSNKFEDYDLVEAEGSVEVFPQFDSIDGVVEVVDSGTTIDENSLEVIDTLFESEAVLLGDLDDEL; encoded by the coding sequence ATGTTCATTGGAGTTCCCAAGAACGGCTCATTCCAACAAGAAGCGATTAAAACCTATGAAAACACAGGACTAGACCTTTTCGGCCTAGATACAAATTCTAGAACATATAATCAAGAAGTTAAAGACGCAGAAGTATATCTTCTTAGACCACAAGATGTTCCTTGGGCGTTCTTCAATGGAGAGATTGATTCGGGAGTAACAGGCTATGATCTACTAATTGAATATACATTGGGGGAAGATGTTGAAGCTGATACTCCTCAGTATGAAGTTCTGATGGACTATCTACTCGGAGAACAGTCAAAACAGGAGACTTCAGTTTATGAGGAGCTAGGGTTTGGAGATGTAGAAATAGTGTTTGCAACAGGAGATAGAGATATCTTGAGAGAAGATGCTGTTTCTGTTGCAACAAGTTATCCCAACATAGCAGAGGAATATCTCTCTAACAAATTCGAAGACTACGATCTCGTAGAAGCCGAAGGTTCTGTAGAGGTCTTCCCTCAGTTCGACAGTATTGATGGAGTAGTGGAAGTAGTAGACTCAGGAACTACAATAGATGAAAACAGTCTAGAGGTTATAGACACCCTATTTGAATCAGAAGCTGTACTTTTAGGTGATCTAGATGACGAACTGTGA
- a CDS encoding histidine triad nucleotide-binding protein, whose amino-acid sequence MISFSEFKEIAKGLYYKAKGECVFCKIVEENDPEKVIYQNETVAVFPPLKSDILAKGHLLVIPKEHHRDIFDLPEDTLTELTLTAKKVAETLEQESSITGFNILHASGKSAQQSVNHFHLHLVPRRDSDGLDLWPDTDYKEEEFSENYSKIRKALEDAKS is encoded by the coding sequence ATGATAAGCTTCTCAGAATTCAAGGAAATAGCGAAAGGACTGTATTATAAGGCAAAGGGAGAGTGTGTCTTCTGTAAAATAGTAGAGGAAAATGACCCTGAAAAGGTAATTTATCAGAACGAGACAGTTGCGGTATTTCCACCGCTTAAGAGCGACATTTTGGCAAAAGGACATCTACTCGTCATCCCGAAAGAACATCATAGAGACATCTTTGACCTGCCTGAGGATACTTTAACCGAATTAACTCTGACAGCTAAGAAAGTTGCTGAAACACTTGAACAGGAATCCAGTATTACTGGTTTCAATATTCTACATGCAAGTGGGAAATCTGCTCAGCAATCAGTAAACCATTTCCATCTACATCTAGTTCCTAGAAGAGATTCTGATGGCTTGGATCTTTGGCCGGATACAGATTATAAGGAGGAAGAGTTTTCAGAAAATTATTCGAAAATCAGGAAGGCTTTAGAGGATGCCAAATCCTAA